The following coding sequences lie in one Rutidosis leptorrhynchoides isolate AG116_Rl617_1_P2 chromosome 4, CSIRO_AGI_Rlap_v1, whole genome shotgun sequence genomic window:
- the LOC139844483 gene encoding uncharacterized protein produces the protein MENSNKPPPSAEDLLKRILELEERNAHIKQEISERMTHRPKPDNQTSQLAIGKKVEPLVTKLTETQYLNILHSMGQSVFIYDVHHRIIFWNRGAEHIYGYTAAEVLGSSPTEILAEPKFAHLSERILQRTVKGESWSGEFPIKNKSGERFVVICANTPYRDAHRRLIGAMCLSSDSRPYHVMKVGITVSSPTRTASRIHGFDPQQSSSASITSKISNLALKVKSKIKKGENYTYNEDQLDNTLDSEGNTPRGHIDPSPFGVFFSMKTEDIFSKKLVIDSGDENENKPGIRKILSSKADAWRNKTGMIWPWIANEKQDESLVSNVGWHHFNVNQAHQHGPQMSSSASAKVVCQLCINNSSAGNKIEASGLWPSTVHISRTSSMSSISSLSTIKSNAIVKVENERDNLDYEIMWEDLITKQQIGQGSCGTVYQGLWYGSDVAVKVFEHRELSFDVLLSFRQEVSLMKRLRHPNILLFMGAVTSPEHICIVTEFLPRGSLFRILQRNTTQLDWKRRLHMAMDIARGMNYLHRCQPPIIHRDLKSSNLLVDKNWTVKVGDFGLSRIKHLAYLNTKTGKGTPQWMAPEILRNGQADEKSDVYSYGVVLWEIITEKVPWDDLDPMQVIGAVGFMNKKLEIPKDVDPLWVSLIESCWCSESQSRPTFQEILYRLKELQKKLAVERKR, from the exons ATGGAGAATAGTAATAAACCACCACCATCAGCTGAGGATCTGTTAAAAAGAATCCTTGAGCTCGAAGAACGGAATGCACACATCAAACAAGAAATATCAGAACGCATGACCCACCGCCCAAAACCAGACAACCAAACATCACAACTAGCCATTGGTAAAAAGGTGGAGCCTTTAGTAACGAAGTTAACAGAAACTCAGTATTTAAATATACTGCATTCAATGGGTCAGTCAGTGTTTATATATGATGTGCATCATCGGATAATCTTTTG GAATCGAGGTGCAGAGCATATTTATGGTTATACAGCTGCCGAAGTTCTTGGGAGTAGTCCAACGGAGATTTTAGCAGAACCTAAATTTGCACATTTATCTGAACGTATCTTACAACGAACAGTGAAGGGAGAAAGTTGGTCTGGGGAGTTTCCTATAAAGAACAAGAGTGGAGAAAGGTTTGTGGTTATTTGTGCTAATACGCCGTATCGTGATGCACATAGAAGACTAATTGGGGCGATGTGTTTATCGAGTGATTCACGTCCATATCATGTTATGAAAGTAGGTATAACTGTTAGTTCACCCACGAGGACTGCTTCACGTATACATGGGTTTGATCCTCAACAATCATCTTCGGCTTCAATTACGTCAAAGATATCGAATTTG GCTTTAAAAGTGAAGTCGAAAATAAAGAAAGGAGAGAACTACACATACAATGAAGATCAATTAGACAATACTCTTGATAGTGAAGGAAACACACCGAGGGGACATATTGATCCATCTCCATTTGGAGTATTTTTTTCAATGAAAACAGAGGATATTTTTAGCAAAAAACTAGTGATAGATTCAGGTGACGAGAATGAAAACAAACCTGGGATCCGCAAGATTTTGTCTTCAAAAGCAGATGCATGGAGGAATAAAACGGGAATGATATGGCCGTGGATAGCAAATGAAAAACAAGACGAATCTCTTGTTTCTAATGTTGGTTGGCATCACTTTAATGTGAATCAAGCACACCAACATGGTCCACAAATGAGTTCCAGTGCTTCTGCAAAAGTAGTCTGTCAACTATGCATTAATAACAGTTCAGCCGGTAATAAGATCGAGGCTTCGGGTTTATGGCCCTCAACGGTGCATATTAGTAGAACAAGTAGTATGAGTAGCATAAGTAGTTTAAGCACCATCAAAAGTAATGCCATTGTCAAAGTCGAAAATGAGAGAGACAACCTTGATTATGAGATCATGTGGGAAGACTTGATAACTAAACAACAGATCGGACAAG GTTCGTGTGGGACTGTGTACCAAGGACTGTGGTATGGATCA GATGTCGCGGTCAAGGTATTTGAACATCGGGAGCTTTCGTTTGATGTGCTGTTATCGTTTAGGCAGGAG GTATCTCTCATGAAAAGGCTTCGACATCCAAATATATTGCTTTTCATGGGCGCCGTAACTTCACCTGAGCATATATGTATTGTGACAGAGTTTCTTCCCCG TGGAAGTTTGTTCCGGATACTTCAGAGAAATACAACCCAGTTAGATTGGAAACGACGTCTTCATATGGCCATGGACATT GCACGAGGCATGAATTATCTTCATCGTTGCCAACCACCTATCATTCACCGCGATTTGAAATCTTCGAATCTTCTCGTCGACAAGAATTGGACTGTGAAG GTAGGTGATTTCGGACTCTCACGTATCAAGCATCTTGCGTACCTGAATACAAAGACAGGGAAAGGGACG CCACAATGGATGGCTCCTGAAATTCTTCGTAACGGCCAAGCAGATGAAAA GTCTGATGTTTACAGCTACGGTGTGGTATTGTGGGAAATTATCACCGAGAAGGTTCCTTGGGATGATCTTGACCCGATGCAG GTTATCGGAGCCGTAGGGTTTATGAATAAAAAACTAGAGATTCCGAAAGATGTGGATCCATTGTGGGTTTCGCTTATCGAAAGTTGTTGGTGCAG TGAGTCGCAATCCCGACCAACGTTCCAAGAAATACTGTATAGGCTGAAAGAATTGCAAAAGAAGCTTGCGGTTGAACGTAAGAGATAG